The Cyclobacteriaceae bacterium DNA segment TAGCGACCACCATCCACTTCAGGCTGAACATTTTCAATAATTACGCGCGACTGACCGCCAATTTTATCTAAAGACATAGTGTGTTATTCAATTTCAAAAACATATGCACCGTAAGCCGGAAGCTCCAACCGGATTTCATTTTCAATCCACTCAACTTCTTCGTTTTGCCAAAGCAACTCTTTTAAAGTATAATTCTTGTTCCTATCCAACATAAGCTTGACAGCCACATCAGGCGGCATAGCAACCGATATCTTTCGTGGTGTTGAATTGAACCCGGCTACGATAAGCAGCTTTTTATCTGCAGTATACCGAACACAGGCAAAAACATCATCATTGAAATTCTTCTCAGCAATATTAAAGGCAGTGAGATCTTTGTATTCGCCTGCCACAATAGCCGGATGCGATGCAGCCAGGTTTAACAAGGTAGCGTAGAAATTTCGCAATGACTTTTGATCATCGCTTAATAAGGCACCATCAAACGCTCCACCATTCATCCACTTTTGGTGTTGGGGCACACCCCAATAATCAAAAATGGTAGTACGGCCATCATCACCCTGAAAGCCTTCTGTTCCGGCACCGGGCTCTCCTACTTCCTGCCCGAAATAAATCATTACCGGTCCCTGATCTATCGTAGCACTAATAACCATAGCCGATGCCGCCTTCCACGGATTGCCGGCAAAAAAACGTGATGCAATACGTTGCTCATCATGATTCTCCAAAAAGTGGAGCATGTTTGCTGTGATACCTGCCAATCGTTGTTGGATGGCATCAATATCGGCTGTGCTTCTTTGACCATTTACCAACAAACGCAATGTATCGTACAATAGAACTTTGTCATACAAATAATCGAACCTGCCTTGATCAATGTAATTCCGGTATGCATCGGGATTGTAAATCTCGGCAATGAAAATGATTTCAGGGTTTACGGCCTTGACTTGCGGAATAACCCAGTGCCAGAATTCGACAGGAACCATCTCGGCCATATCACACCGAAAGCCATCCACTTTCTTATTAGCCCAATACACGAGAATGTCTTTCATTTTCACCCACGTATCCGGTACCGGATCAAAATGTTTTGTCCGGCCATTTTCAATATCTACACCGTAGTTAAGCTTCACAGTTTCAAACCACTCGTTTACACCCGGACTAGAAGTAAACTGATCGTTACCCGTTACTTTGGCTGGAGTCTCCTCAAATTTTCCATCCTTAGTTGGAAATTCATTTTCTTCACCTAACGCCACGTAATCTGCCGGAACCTGAAACGACTGGCCGGGTAAGTAGTAGAAATTATTATCAGGCTTAAAGCGAACCGATTTATCATCAAACTCACCCAAATCGATGGTGCCTTTCGGCTTGGCATCAGATTTATAGGCTCGCGCCACATGATTGGGTACAAAATCGATCAGCACCTTCATGTCGTGTTGGTGCGTTCGGTCAATCAGTGCTTCAAACTCCTTCATGCGATTCGGCACACTTCGCGCCAGATCAGGATTCACATCGTAATAATCCTTGATGGCGTATGGCGATCCCGCTCTTCCCTTAACCACGTCAGCATCATCAAACGGTATTCCAAAGGAAGAATAATCAGTGAGTACCGCATGTTCCAATACTCCGGTATACCAAATATGTGTGATACCCAGTTCCTTAAGCGATGATAACGCTTGATCATTGATATCCTCAAACTTACCCACACCATTTTCCTGTAACGTGCCGTACGCTTTGTTCACTGTTTCTTTATTCCCGAAAAGACGGGTCATGAGTTGGTAAACAATAATCTTTTTGGATTCACTTTTCATGACAGGCAACGGGGGTATTTCTTCTTTCTTTCGGCTGCACGAGATGGCAGTAAGTACAACTAAAATAAGGGTAAATCTGAGCATTCTGAAAGATAAGGAATGATCGGCCAAGCGTACTGAGAAATGCCCCAAAATTTAATGCAAACGATTGCGAATGTTTTGGGAGTGCAAACCAGAAATCACGCGCATTTACCTCCAAAAAAATATTTTTAAACAAGTCGATCCTGTATATTTACTTCAATCGCAAATCGAACCCTTATGTATTTGAATGTAAAAGCAGTGCAAGAAAACACCTACGATGCCATTGTGGTTGGCACCGGCATCAGTGGCGGTTGGGCCGCCAAAGAACTAACCGAAAAAGGATTAAAAACACTGGTGCTGGAGCGTGGCCGCGATGTGCAACATCCGAATTACCCAACTGCCACCAAAGATCCGTGGGATTTGCCCTATGCCGATCGGCCAACTGCTAAAGACCTTGAGCAACAAGGCGTTCAAAACAGAACCGGGTACACCATTCGTCAGTCAACCAAGCACTGGTTCGTAAACGATATTGAAAACCCCTATACCGAAAAGGAAGGAAAACGTTTCGACTGGATGCGTGGCTACCATGTTGGTGGTCGCTCCATCATGTGGGGCCGGCAAAGCTACCGCTGGAGCGATATGGACTTTGAAGCGAACGTAAAAGACGGAATCGCGATAGACTGGCCAGTGCGCTATAAAGACATTGCTCCGTGGTACGACCATGTAGAAACCTTTGTTGGCATTAGCGGACAAGCCGAAGGCTTGGCCCACCTCCCCGACAGTAAGTTCATTCAACCAATGGAATTGAATTGTGTGGAGAAGGAGCTGAAGAAATCAATGATGGATAAATTCGGTCGCCTGCTTACCATCGGTCGAGTAGCCAACCTGGCCGGACCGTTGGCACATGATAAGAGTCCACAACGTGGAACCTGTCAGTATCGTAACTTATGCAGCCGCGGTTGTCCGTATGGTGCATACTTCAGCAGCAACTCCTCTACCCTGCCCGCTGCAGCAGCAACAGGTAATATGACCTTACGTCCTAACTCCATTGTATACGAAGTGATCTACGATGAGCAGAAAGGAAAAGCAACCGGAGTAAAAGTGTTAGACGCTGAAACCGGGGAACAACATGAATTTTATGCACGTGTGATTTTCTTGTGTGCATCGACCATGGGTTCAACGTTCATTATGTTGAATTCAACCTCAAAGCGTTTTCCAAATGGCTTTGGCAACGACAGTGGTGAATTAGGTTGCAACATCATGGATCATCATTTGGGTGCGGGCGCAGGTGCACAGGTGGAAGGTTTTGAAGATGTGTATTACTATGGGCGAAGAGCCAATGGTGTTTATATCCCTCGATTCCGAAATATTGGAAATGACAAGCGTGACTACCTGCGTGGCTTCGGTTACCAGGGCGGTGCGAGTCGTCAAGGTTGGTCGCGATTGATCAGTGAGGTCAGCATAGGCGCTGACCTGAAAGAGGCTGTAACCACGCCTGGAAGTTGGAGCATTGGGATTATGGGCTTTGGTGAAATTCTTCCTGATCACAGCAATCGGGTTAGTATTAATCCTGACAAGAAAGATAAGCACGGCTTACCTACATTACTCTTCGACACAGAGTTTAAAGAGAATGATTACAAGATGCGGAAAGACATGGCCAACGATGCAGCAGAAATGCTGGATGCGGCAGGTTTCAAAAACGTAAGGTCGTATGATAATCCAAGCCAACACGGAATGGGATTAGGTATACATGAAATGGGTACCGCACGCATGGGCAACGACCCGAAAACATCGGTATTGAATAAATGGAACCAGGTGCATGCCTGTAAGAACGTATTCGTTACCGATGGATCGTTTATGACATCAGCCTCCTGCGTAAATCCATCGTTAACCTATATGGCATTTACCGCGCGTGCTGTAAACTATGCTGTTGAAGAAATGAAAAAACAAAACCTTTAATTGCCACGGATATGAACAGACGAGATGTAATTAAACGAACCGCAATTCTGATGGGTGGTGTTGTGTCCGCCCCCGCCATCATGGGCATTCTTAAAGGTTGCAAGGCAAAACCCGGTGTAGCGTGGCAGCCGAAATATTTTACGCAGGAGCAAGCTTATGTCATCACTGAAATGGCTGAGATTATCATCCCAAAAACGGATACTGCCGGGGCGAAAGATGCAGGTGTACCAGCTTTTATCGAAGAATTAATCTTTGAAGCTTATAACGAGGCAGATCGCACCAAATTTCTGACTTCCCTCGAAGACTTTACCACTACTTCTGACTTCATCAATATCTCAGCTGAAGAACAAACGAAGGTTGTAATAGAAGCACATGCCAAAGCCATTGAAGAGAAACCAGAAGAACGCCCGTTTGTGATGATGATGAAAGAGCTCACCATGTTGGGTTATTTCTCCAGCAAACCCGGAGCTACGGAAGTATTACGCTATGAAGCTGTACCCGGATACTACAATGGTTGCATGCCGTTGGAAGAAGTGGGAAGGACCTGGGCTACCTAAGAAAAGATTTGAAAATTATTCGAAAGCCAGATGTAACCGTCTGGCTTTTTTTATTCTTTCCTGGCTCTTTTGGAATTATACCACCGCGATCGAAGCAGAAACAAAATTAACACAAGTAAACATAGGATTACTTTAGCGAAGTCAGTTTGAAGCAAGCTCATCTCATCACTTTTTGGAAACAGAAAGAAACTCCATGCAAGCAAACCGACAAACATGATCAGCAACACCTTGTTAAAAAACAACTCAAAAATTGCCATAACAGAAAGCACTGACATGGCACCAAACAGCAATACCCACTTCCAGGCATCAACAACCTGAATGTGTGTTGCGGCCAATACGATAAAAAGTACGGTCAGAATTGAATTAATAAGTCGCATAAATAGCAAGTGTTGAGCGCTGCTAAACAATTGACTTCAAGTGCGCATAGCCGCTCGTGATCGCATCAATCTGTGGACGTGTGAAATACTCCTGCTCCAGGAAAAAGTGCTTCAATCCTGATTTTTCGGCTGCTTCAAAAACGCGCTTGTAATCGATAGCGCCAGACCCGACATCGGTTTGCAAATTGCGCTGGACTTTATCCATGTCCTTTACATGCCACAAGTGAATTCGGCCCGAATACTTGTCAAAAAGTTCAACCGCATCCACTTCAGCAAATGTGCTCCAATAAATATCCAACTCAAGGGCAATGGAAGAATCCATTTCCTGAGCCATCATATAATACGGTACCTGACCCTCAAGTTCAATAAACTCAAACTCGTGATTGTGATACCCTAATGTAATGCCGGCTTGTTTACAAGTCTCATTCGCTTTGTTCAGAAGCTCAACAACCTTCTTGTAGTCATCCAACGTTTTTCGTTCATCTGGATGAAGCCAGGCAATCACCATGTATTTCTGCCCGATCTTTTGGGCATCTTCAACCGCACGCTCCCATTCATTTACTAATGAACCCTTCATCATGGGAAAAGCTTGTCCCGTAAGGTAATGCCCGCTGACAACAGATAAACCCATATCGGAAACCATTTTATGGAAATCTGCATACGGCATATTAAACACCTTACCGTCACCATATCCATAAAGTTCAAGTTCCTTATAGCCGATGTTGGCAACTTGCTGAAGCGTGCCCTTTACATCCTTCAGGATAATATCCTTTAGCGTATAGAGCTGAATGCCAATGGCTCGTTCTTTCGCAGTTGCACAACTCATGAGTGAGGGCAATACAAGACCTGCTGCGGTAGCCAATGTAGTTTGCTGAATAAATGATCTTCTTTTCATATGGGTTCGTTTATCGGGTTCTTATCCAGTCATAAGCCTCTTCCTCATCAGAGAAAACGCCCAGTTGAATATTGTGTGTACTGAATTTCTGCTCTGCATTAATCTTGAATGTCTCCATGGGATATTCTGCAAATAAATCATCGCCAAGAATAACGGCATGAATCTTTACATTGGCTTTATTGAAAATCAAGTCATCCCAGGTAGTTGAAAACCATTCTTCTGTTTCCCGATCAACTTCACCGAGTAACTGGGTATCTGCCAACCAGGCCAGGTGCGGATACTCCTTTACCAATTCAATATAATGCTGTTGAATGGCAATCAGGTTTTTTCTAAAACTCTCTCCGGGGGGTTCTTTCTTCCAGCGATGCTTAAGAACGGGTAATGTGTCGTCCAGTTCGCACAACACATAGTCATTCTCAAACACCAGCGAAGTCATGACTACTACTTCTTTTCTTCACCATCAAGAGAAAGCACATATATCGCCATCTTCTCGGCATCTTCCTGTGAAAGATCTGGATGGGCATTCATCGGTATTTCTCCCCAAACACCCAAGCCACCTTCTATGATGCGCTTGGCTAATAGCTTAATATTTTCATCGTTGAATTCATACTTCTTCGCCACATCGGTATGGGCAGGGCCAATGATTTTATTGGTAGGGTGATGACAGGTCTTACAATCCGATTCATCGACCAAGATTTTACCAATAGCAGCCAACTGACTGGTTGAAAGTTGTACAGGCTCATCCTGTTGTTCACTTGTTTCCTGCTTGCTTCCGCACGCCATTAAAAATGCAACCACAAGGGCTGCCATACCGAGTTTATTCATCATAGTCCTAATATTTTTTTGTTCAATTTAGTATCTGTTCCTGCCGAAGCAAAATCGTCAAACGCCTTTTCTGTAACCTGAATAATATGGTTTTTAATAAACGGAGCACCTTCACGTGCGCCCTGTTCCGGATGTTTGATGCAACACTCCCATTCCAACACAGCCCACCCCTCATAATCGTACTGTGCCAGTTTTGAAAAAATGCTTTTGAAATCAACCTGACCATCGCCCAATGAGCGGAACCGGCCCGGTCGGTTTATCCAATCCTGAAAACCTCCATACACGCCACTCTTTCCTGTTGGATTAAACTCAGCATCCTTCACATGAAACATTTTGATGTAGGGATGATAGAAATCAATGTATTGCAGATAGTCCAGTTGCTGCAACACAAAATGACTTGGATCGTACAGGATGTTCACGCGTGGATGATTTCCCGTCTCCTTCAAAAACCGCTCGAAGGTGACGCCATCGTGCAAATCCTCACCGGGATGTATTTCGTAGCACACATCCACCCCGGCTTTATCAAACGCATTCAATATCGGAAGCCAGCGTTTTGCCAGTTCTTTGAATCCCGCATCAACCAGTCCGGCAGGACGTTGTGGCCACGGATAAACGGTATGCCATAACAAGGCTCCGGAAAATGTTGCGTGGGCCTTTAGTCCGAGATTTTTACTGGCTTTGGCTGCTAATTTTAATTGATCAACAGCCCATGCTGTACGGGCCTTGTTGTTTCCCTTAACACTCTTGGGTGCGAAACCATCAAACATCACATCGTAAGCCGGATGAACAGCTACTAACTGGCCCTGAAGATGCGTACTTAGTTCAGTGATCTGGACACCACAATCTTCAACCATTTCGCGGTACTCGTCTGCATACGTTTTACTCTCAGCCACACGCTTCAGATCAATGCATCGCGCATCCCATGTAGGTATCTGAACACCCTTATACCCCAAGGAAGCTGCCCACTTACAAATGGTACGCATATCATCAAACGGAGCCTCATCACTCATGAACTGAGCCAAAAAAATGGCAGGTCCTTTTATGTTTTTCATCTAATTCTTCTTAGGATTTTAAATCTTCACCCATTTCTGCTTTCCTTTCGATGACTTGATGGCCGCTTCAATAAAGGCCATCCCTTTCACGCCATCATACACATCCGGGAAATCATATTTAGCAGGATCAATTTTTTTACCGGGCTTATAATCGCGAACAGCTTTAGCAAAGGCAACGTACAGGTTGGCAAACGCTTCCAGATAACCTTCGGGATGGCCTGATGGAGTTCGGGTATTTTGCTTACAAGCATCAGAAGTGTACCCCATTCCTGAACGATAAATTTCTTTTGCCTTATCCGGCCACTTCAGCAACAATGTATTGGGTTCTTCCTGGCGCCATTCCATTCCACCCTTTTCACCATACACCCGGATCGATAAATTATTTTCTTCACCGGCAGCAATTTGTGTGGCGATCAATGTACCATGCGCACCATTATCGAAATGAACAAACATCATGTCATCATCATCCAACAACCGGCCGGGTACAACCGAATTCAGTTCTGCGCAAAGCTCCGTGATGGATGACCCCGTAATGTATTCTGCAAGGTTTGCAGCATGGGTACCGATGTCGCCCAACGCTCCACCTAACCCGGATTTCTTTGGATCGGATCGCCAGCTTGCCTGCTTCTGCCCGGTTTTTTCAAGTGGTGCATGCAGCCAGCCTTGAATGTATTCCACATAAACTTTCCGGACTTTTCCCAGCTTACCCGATTTAATCAATTGTCGCGCTTCTTTAATCATGGGGTACCCAGTGTAGGTATGCGTGAGCGCGA contains these protein-coding regions:
- a CDS encoding Gfo/Idh/MocA family oxidoreductase, with the translated sequence MGMVGGGLDGFIGAVHRKAAAMDGQIELVCGVFSSDPKKSKATGDSLYLDPSRIYSSYDEMIKAEKKLPADQRMDFVSIVTPNHMHFAPAKAALENGFHVIIDKPMTLSLVEAKKLKQVADKSGLVFALTHTYTGYPMIKEARQLIKSGKLGKVRKVYVEYIQGWLHAPLEKTGQKQASWRSDPKKSGLGGALGDIGTHAANLAEYITGSSITELCAELNSVVPGRLLDDDDMMFVHFDNGAHGTLIATQIAAGEENNLSIRVYGEKGGMEWRQEEPNTLLLKWPDKAKEIYRSGMGYTSDACKQNTRTPSGHPEGYLEAFANLYVAFAKAVRDYKPGKKIDPAKYDFPDVYDGVKGMAFIEAAIKSSKGKQKWVKI
- a CDS encoding GMC family oxidoreductase, yielding MYLNVKAVQENTYDAIVVGTGISGGWAAKELTEKGLKTLVLERGRDVQHPNYPTATKDPWDLPYADRPTAKDLEQQGVQNRTGYTIRQSTKHWFVNDIENPYTEKEGKRFDWMRGYHVGGRSIMWGRQSYRWSDMDFEANVKDGIAIDWPVRYKDIAPWYDHVETFVGISGQAEGLAHLPDSKFIQPMELNCVEKELKKSMMDKFGRLLTIGRVANLAGPLAHDKSPQRGTCQYRNLCSRGCPYGAYFSSNSSTLPAAAATGNMTLRPNSIVYEVIYDEQKGKATGVKVLDAETGEQHEFYARVIFLCASTMGSTFIMLNSTSKRFPNGFGNDSGELGCNIMDHHLGAGAGAQVEGFEDVYYYGRRANGVYIPRFRNIGNDKRDYLRGFGYQGGASRQGWSRLISEVSIGADLKEAVTTPGSWSIGIMGFGEILPDHSNRVSINPDKKDKHGLPTLLFDTEFKENDYKMRKDMANDAAEMLDAAGFKNVRSYDNPSQHGMGLGIHEMGTARMGNDPKTSVLNKWNQVHACKNVFVTDGSFMTSASCVNPSLTYMAFTARAVNYAVEEMKKQNL
- a CDS encoding sugar phosphate isomerase/epimerase, producing the protein MKNIKGPAIFLAQFMSDEAPFDDMRTICKWAASLGYKGVQIPTWDARCIDLKRVAESKTYADEYREMVEDCGVQITELSTHLQGQLVAVHPAYDVMFDGFAPKSVKGNNKARTAWAVDQLKLAAKASKNLGLKAHATFSGALLWHTVYPWPQRPAGLVDAGFKELAKRWLPILNAFDKAGVDVCYEIHPGEDLHDGVTFERFLKETGNHPRVNILYDPSHFVLQQLDYLQYIDFYHPYIKMFHVKDAEFNPTGKSGVYGGFQDWINRPGRFRSLGDGQVDFKSIFSKLAQYDYEGWAVLEWECCIKHPEQGAREGAPFIKNHIIQVTEKAFDDFASAGTDTKLNKKILGL
- a CDS encoding gluconate 2-dehydrogenase subunit 3 family protein; amino-acid sequence: MNRRDVIKRTAILMGGVVSAPAIMGILKGCKAKPGVAWQPKYFTQEQAYVITEMAEIIIPKTDTAGAKDAGVPAFIEELIFEAYNEADRTKFLTSLEDFTTTSDFINISAEEQTKVVIEAHAKAIEEKPEERPFVMMMKELTMLGYFSSKPGATEVLRYEAVPGYYNGCMPLEEVGRTWAT
- a CDS encoding sugar phosphate isomerase/epimerase: MKRRSFIQQTTLATAAGLVLPSLMSCATAKERAIGIQLYTLKDIILKDVKGTLQQVANIGYKELELYGYGDGKVFNMPYADFHKMVSDMGLSVVSGHYLTGQAFPMMKGSLVNEWERAVEDAQKIGQKYMVIAWLHPDERKTLDDYKKVVELLNKANETCKQAGITLGYHNHEFEFIELEGQVPYYMMAQEMDSSIALELDIYWSTFAEVDAVELFDKYSGRIHLWHVKDMDKVQRNLQTDVGSGAIDYKRVFEAAEKSGLKHFFLEQEYFTRPQIDAITSGYAHLKSIV
- a CDS encoding cytochrome c class I codes for the protein MMNKLGMAALVVAFLMACGSKQETSEQQDEPVQLSTSQLAAIGKILVDESDCKTCHHPTNKIIGPAHTDVAKKYEFNDENIKLLAKRIIEGGLGVWGEIPMNAHPDLSQEDAEKMAIYVLSLDGEEKK
- a CDS encoding alpha-amylase family glycosyl hydrolase yields the protein MLRFTLILVVLTAISCSRKKEEIPPLPVMKSESKKIIVYQLMTRLFGNKETVNKAYGTLQENGVGKFEDINDQALSSLKELGITHIWYTGVLEHAVLTDYSSFGIPFDDADVVKGRAGSPYAIKDYYDVNPDLARSVPNRMKEFEALIDRTHQHDMKVLIDFVPNHVARAYKSDAKPKGTIDLGEFDDKSVRFKPDNNFYYLPGQSFQVPADYVALGEENEFPTKDGKFEETPAKVTGNDQFTSSPGVNEWFETVKLNYGVDIENGRTKHFDPVPDTWVKMKDILVYWANKKVDGFRCDMAEMVPVEFWHWVIPQVKAVNPEIIFIAEIYNPDAYRNYIDQGRFDYLYDKVLLYDTLRLLVNGQRSTADIDAIQQRLAGITANMLHFLENHDEQRIASRFFAGNPWKAASAMVISATIDQGPVMIYFGQEVGEPGAGTEGFQGDDGRTTIFDYWGVPQHQKWMNGGAFDGALLSDDQKSLRNFYATLLNLAASHPAIVAGEYKDLTAFNIAEKNFNDDVFACVRYTADKKLLIVAGFNSTPRKISVAMPPDVAVKLMLDRNKNYTLKELLWQNEEVEWIENEIRLELPAYGAYVFEIE